AGTGGACAACACACAACAAACAAAAACGATTATACATGTGGCTGCACTGAAAGCGACACGGTAAATAACGCCGCCACGTCTGACTGCACTTGTTCAGAAAAGCAATCCCCAAACACCTACCCGGTGTAGCTGAAAACAAAATGacacgcgaagcagagaagatTGGTATGAAGGACGATATTTTTCCCCGGAAACAAGCAAGTGTGCCTTCCAGATCCTTCAAAGACACTTACAGACAGAAGGGCGGGAAGCCGCTTCAACAGTCAGCGCCCCGACAAGgagcagaaggagaagagctGCGGACAAAAAGCACAGAGAATCCGGCGGCCAGAGAGTGAGAACGCCACCAGAAGCCAAACACTGCAGCGCACATAGCCTCTTTGGCGGTCCCCatctgcgcaggcgacggcgtgaCAAAGCAGCCGTCTGCCCATGCATCCACAACAACTGATTCAAAGAGAAGCGGTGGTAACGCAATGCTACTGTAGTGCTAGACGTAAGATGAAGGCGCGTAGCCACCCACGACAAAAGAAAATCTGCAACTTTCTCTTGCCATTATTCCGTGCTCATGCAAATTGTGCGCGCGTGCTTGACGGCAACAGGCTCATGCGGCCGGGTCTCCTAACATGTACGGCAGGTGGAAAATGCTCACCAGCCATGTTTAATGGAGAAGATAGAGAAGGCCCCCAGGTATATTTCGCCATGGTCTCTCGTAAGACTCAAAAAGAAAGGGAGGCCGCTGGGCAGGGGCAGGAGCAGATCCCGGGGGAAGCGGTCCCCATAAAACGGATTAATAGACAAGGGAACGGGGAAGGCAGTATCGAATGCAGCGGGAAAAACATGAattccgccgccctcgaccCCCTTCCGTGTATATAGCAACAAAACAATTCGATGTTTGTCTTGGAAACTAGCCAGGGTCCCtaggagaaagaagacaatCCCAGAGCTGAGAAGACAGAGGCTCGCTAGAAATACATTCGTACAGGGCTTGAGACGTCAGCATGTACAGGCCGTCTCTTACTAAGACCGAACTGACAAAGACATGGTGATGTGCCGGCCCCTCCCAACCTAACCCGTCCTGTCCGGCTCGTTTTGTATCTACAACGAAAAATTAGGCAAGAACGACCTGCAGATCTAATCGACGCGAATTGCGCGCATTTCCTTCAGCTGGCAGCTCACTGACGTGTCCTCTAGACCGCCACCCTCTCGTCGACCCCAGCCGCCACCGTTGTCAAGATGCTCGCCAGCGCAAgctggcctccgccgcgacgctaGTAATCGGAGGCGGCGTCTGGAGCTGAatttcgttttctcctcgccgtctcccgaCCAAATCTGCCGTGAAATGGCGATCTAATTTTGGTATACCGGAAGAAGCACAATCAGCAGGTATGATATGCGGGCTGCTGCAAAATAGCCGGGTGACGCCTTAACATCCGGCTAGGTTGCTCTCCCTTCGTGCGGCCCTTGATGTCCGGAGTGTTTCCTGAAAATCAGCACGCGCTGCAACCGCCACAGATGAGTGACATGCTCTCGCGGCGGTGCGAGCACATGAAGGCTACTGCTGGTATCACTGAGAGCAATGAACTTTGTCGACAGCAGGGATTCAAATCACTAGATGCGGCCATGTTGTCCCATGTTGCACCACACTGTCATTCCACACTCTCGGGGTTCTCCACTGTTCAACGTTGAGACATCACAAACACGCAAAGGAAGAATTTTGTGACTACCGTGCAGAGGCAATTCTAGGATCTTCACCACGTCTGCATCCCTCCAGGGACCGACCCCCAAGCGACAGAACGGCTCGACAAACccttttctgcgttttcaGACGTCGAACCGTCGACACAGTGGAGGCGGTGCCGAGCAGTGGGCGACGGCGGTCACCAactgccccccccctcttaTAGTAGTGGCGTTTGACCGAAACACTGTGCATCCTACCACAAGATTTATGGGGCCTGCGATTGTCGAAATGCGTATCCTCGCCGGCAGAATGAGGAGATGAAAAGCGGGCACTTCCGCCGAAAGCTCTTGAGCCATCAGCCTCTGGACTGTGTGCTTAGCTGCTGCGTGTTTAAACGTACTAAGACAAAGTGTGTGCACACCGTTGTGTGAGGTGTACCAGCAGAGTTATGACAGTATGAACACATCCATGCCTCCTGAGGTTAggtgccgctgcggctggcaGTTTGGCATACTTATTTTCTTAAATGTGGGGCTTCCAAGTTGTATACCTGCGGTCCCCTCTGTAGTTATGAAGTCTTTATCTAATGTCGACGAACGCTTACAAGCAGCTTGTCCGGAACACTGTCGCACCAGGCCAGTGCCTGGTGACTTCCGATCTGGGCAGCAAACCAGCGGCTGGGGGGCTCAGCATGTCGCCACAAATCGCTAGCACAATTCGAAACCAGTTGCGAGCCCGAAAGAAATGTTCCGTTAAGTCTCATGCTTATAACCGCAGGTATTGGTCGTCAACATTTTGGACAGCGGCAGAAGCTACGCGCTCTTCTGGCCGCGTAAAAATAATACCCCTTCCCCGTGAGAGTATACTCGTCTCTGCATAAAAGTACGCAAAAGACATTGTTTGTGGAACGGAGTCTTCAAAGTTATTTTGTGAATTCTCTGACAGTGTACTTCTCTTATAGTGGTATCACCATGCGTGAGTATATAAGGAACTGCGCGATAATAGCATGTGCACTAGTTGCAACGTGTTCTATGGGGGCCGCAGGATCAAACCTGCCCGGCACCCCAGCAACATCTAGCGCTTACCGACCGGACGTCAATGTGCCTGTTCCGGTGGCAAGCGGCAATGAAATCTTCGTAGATGACATATTCCGAAAGTTCCGGCTGCCTCTTCGTTTCGTCAGCCCATATTACACTGTCTTCAAACAAGAAGAGCCTGACCTCAGTGCCCTCGTTGCCGGTGAGCGCACAAGCATACACTAAATTGCCATCACTGACGAGGGAGGAAAACCAAGTACAGCTCCCTTTTATCAGTGTTAGGGGCTGTCGGTGACCGTGTTTGCACTGTAGGTGATGCGGCGTGAGCGGGCGGTGAACCTGTTCCTTCAGGTCTGTTGAACAGGCAactgcgcggcgagcacaCCATGGCAGGCAACGACAATGGTTCTGTAGATGATGCCAAGAGAAAGATTCAATACTTTCTGTAGGCCGTTGATGGCGTGCTTGGGGGTCGCATCTTGGACCTCAGTGCTGCCGTGCTACTGGTTAACGACCTTCCCGCACCGCGTCGGGCGAGATGGAGGCGGTAATCACGACCTGAGGCGATGGCATCCTTCAAGCTTGGGTCACACAGAAGGTCTAGCAGCAGTCATCATTCAGCAGATTGTGTCCCGGCTTGACGGAGACGGTTTCGCCTTGCTGGCTCCCTCGATACTTTCTGCAGCCCGGCAAGCCCGGGCAACTGCATCCCGCACATACCCGTGCTACGAAAGATGAAACAGGAATCACTGAACTGCTGCCCAAGCAGTCTCATTCAGAGACAGGGGGGGAGGAATTTGCCCCCTCTGAGCCTTCCGACAGAATCATTTTGGCAAGGAACTTACTGATGTCGTTTGCCCGTGAGACTGTAGACCGGTTTGTAGTGGGGGACCACTATGCTAACCTAGTCGCAGCTTTCTCCGATGAGTTCCTGCTGCGTGCAGGGGTCCCTCAGGAGGCCGCCAAGCTACTTCGCGATGCCAGAACAAGCGTAGGTGATCAGAACGGAGACGTGTTTGAGCTGTGGAACCCCGTTGGTTTGCGTATAGAAGACTTGGCCGGTCCATCCGGTGATCTCTCCGCCTTGCTGGAGATAGCGAGAGCTGCCGGCGAAACAATAGACGTTGAAGGCTTTTTCTTGAGCATTGCAAACGCGTTTTATTGGTTCCTCGGACCTCTGGATCTGCATTCGACAATGTGTGATCTTATAGGCACGCGCCAAGGTAAAAGTTTCTCAACTGCAGCGCTAAAGGTCGCCTGGGTACGTAGTTCTGGTGGTAGCCCGTTCTTGATGTCCATCATTGCCCCAAAAGCACTCGCCGCTTTCACAGTGAAGCGAGCAACAGAGTCGTTGAAACTCTCACCGCTTCTCGATAACTGGCTAACTCAAACTGTGCATCCACTGGCGTCCGAAAGTCTCGCGTATCCCACAGACGCGCTAAACATATCGAGCCTGGCGTACCAAATTGGTAAAAATTGGGGCAAAGGACATCTCTACTCAGTCGCCACACTCGCACTCCTGCAACTCCTCGAGCCCCTTGGCAACCCCAGCAGGCTTACGGACCTTCTGCAGGCTAAAACTGATAAAGTCGGAACCTCAACTTTTCCAGAGATGTCGTTcctgcggagggcgaggggcgcGCTGGGCATGGTGACCAACGGACGCTTCCAGGCTGCGGCAGAAACCGGCGACTGGAGCGAGCCGTATGACAAGGTGCTGGGAACCGCCATTCAGATGGGCGAGGTTGTGGGCAATGCTGCCCTGCCTGCTTCTATGGCAGCATTTTTTCTCGACGCTGTGGTCGACCCACTAGGTATAACAGGGGCTTTTGCAGAATAATTCCTTCGGAcatcgctgctgctgcctctctaCGCTCCAAAATAGACTTGAACGAGATAATAGAAGAATTGATGGTTGCCGTGGCTGTCTAGAACGACCCTTTTCCTTCGTGCGACTCATAGAGTATGATGCCGTTGTGCCCCGAATCGCCTTGTCAACGACGATTTTTAGCCGTCTCGCAATAAGCCTGAACCGACCGCTGACACTGCGAGATTGGCTACGCCAGCCCCGATCCAAAAATGATGGCAGTGCGCCGAGGGCGTAGAAACGGGAACTGCTGTATAGTGTTGTTCAGAGTAGGGACCTGTTCAGGTGTGCTGAAATTCTGGATATTCTACCCCTCCTATTATCGATCAAGTCTCTGATTCTGAAATATTTTATCTAGAGTCCTCTCGGACATGCACTGGCAGCGCCAGTCGAGACGAGATGTTTGGCGGAAATCGCAAGTGAGCCACTTGTTGTGAGTGGCGTATCCCATCTGTTGGAGCAATATTAGATGAGAAAAACGTGACTTCATAAAGTCTTTGAGAGACTTTATCGAACCCAAGATGACAATAAGTCTCCAGTCCCCAAGTGAACAGTGATGGGCAGACAGCTTTGGCATACCAGCCCACATGTCAACTGGCCGCTCAAGAGGAGACATGAGAACCCGCTTCTTCTTTAGGTGCAGCCCAGAGAGCAGATGCCTTCGCCATCAAACAGACGGTCGACAGAAACGTGGGAGCAATACACAGACGCGACCCCCATCTCCGTTGAACCGGAATGCCACACGATCACGGCCGGAAATAGCAACCAGATTGTCGCCGCATGCATCAATCTTTCGTCTCCTACGTGAGATGGTCGTGCAACTTCCACAGGAAATGCAACGCATATCCGATCTCTTTAAGCGCCTCACGGAAagtccctccgcgcctgagTTCGGAAATTGTAGGAAACACCGCCGAGCCCACCCTCTTCTTGAGACGAGCTTTTAGCCGAAAATATCGTTCACGCCAGTAGCATCCCCCGAAACACACAACCAAATATCACCCAAAATTGCAACTACTCAGCGCCACTGTTGACGTACCCGAAATCCGGATTAACTACGGTTCCGCGCCTCCATATTATCATTCTTGAGCACTCGCCCAGGAGTGCCATGCCGAACATGCTTGTTGACATCAGTTATCACGTACGGGAGGCGATGGAGTGTCTTTCCAGGAATGCAAGACATTTCTGGCGATCCTGTTGAGATAAATTGCGTTCCCCTGCCTTCAGCAACGCCTTCCGAACTAGATCTCCGTCACACTGTATTCGCAACTAGAAAGGAAAACTTTGAAATCTTCTACATTCAGACGCGTTTCGCCGCTTGCCACGCAGTTCTGCGTCCCGAAGTCCATGGCTCCGTCAACACAGCGCAAAATCTCAatttccgcctcctcttccccgTCCGACAGTGCAAAGATCGGGCACTCAGCTGTGTTCAGGGCAGTGTTGCGCATGAGGatctctctcgccgctcttccttcttcagTGTCATCCTGCTCGAGAAGTTCAAGAAGgtcgtcgctgcttctcttcaTCAAGGAAGCATGCCCGGTCGGCCTGCACAAGACAGCGAAGGCACACACCACCAGATCATACAGCCTGCCTCTTCTTGGCTCCTCGTCCCCTCGGAGCTTCCTCCCTTCCGTTAGCAACCCCATCAACACGCTCACGTCGTTTAGCTTTCACAAAGtacgccgcggcagagaacCCATCTGCTGGCCTTTCCGTCTGGGGACTGCCGTATGAGACGCTGCGAAAATGTACTGCGGAAACATCGCCTTCCACACTATCTGAGACATGAATATCCAACGGCGTCTTTCTGAAATTCAAATACCCCCCCTCCATCGCCAGGATGGGCGGACCGAGATGAGACACGAAGAGGCGATGGGTAGATACCACAACTGGCGCGCACGCTAATGCCACCAACCTGCAGCCCTCCACATGAACCTCCCCATTCCTCGACTCCACACGAAACTGCTCCTGGCTTGTAAACGAGATTGTCAATCTCCACTCTCCCCCTTCTCTGTAGCGTACACTCGTTTTCTAATACGGTTGAAGCGGCCTGAGTGGCGCTCGCTGTCGTGCCAGTGAGTGTCGCCTTCGGGATCCTGAACAAACACGAATGAGCCGACATGCATAGCAAAATACACCCGCGCTGTCCACTACAGACTCTGTGGAAGAAAGCGACTACCACCATTCCCGATACGACGCTCAAGCGCGCTTGAAAGCACACGCTCCTACAGACACAACGCACACTCTCCACTTC
Above is a window of Besnoitia besnoiti strain Bb-Ger1 chromosome Unknown contig00007, whole genome shotgun sequence DNA encoding:
- a CDS encoding uncharacterized protein (encoded by transcript BESB_072920); protein product: MGAAGSNLPGTPATSSAYRPDVNVPVPVASGNEIFVDDIFRKFRLPLRFVSPYYTVFKQEEPDLSALVAGVPQEAAKLLRDARTSVGDQNGDVFELWNPVGLRIEDLAGPSGDLSALLEIARAAGETIDVEGFFLSIANAFYWFLGPLDLHSTMCDLIGTRQGKSFSTAALKVAWVRSSGGSPFLMSIIAPKALAAFTVKRATESLKLSPLLDNWLTQTVHPLASESLAYPTDALNISSLAYQIGKNWGKGHLYSVATLALLQLLEPLGNPSRLTDLLQAKTDKVGTSTFPEMSFLRRARGALGMVTNGRFQAAAETGDWSEPYDKVLGTAIQMGEVVGNAALPASMAAFFLDAVVDPLGITGAFAE